The following coding sequences lie in one Xanthomonas hyacinthi genomic window:
- a CDS encoding cytochrome b, with product MTAKNTAERWGGVSQTLHWLIAALILLLGVVGLSMGELPKTPRYFWVYTAHKSLGLTVLALVIARLGWRLYAGAPKPVPGTPGWQERIASATHVLLYVLIFAMPLSGWLYDSSSGLRPFRWFGLVAVPKLSAPDAQLRDLSHALHAWGFWILIAVVLAHAGAAFYHHLLQRDATLARMLPRGWLTPKS from the coding sequence ATGACCGCCAAGAACACCGCCGAGCGTTGGGGCGGCGTCAGCCAGACCCTGCATTGGCTGATCGCCGCCCTGATCCTGTTGCTGGGCGTGGTCGGCCTGAGCATGGGCGAGCTGCCGAAGACGCCCAGATACTTCTGGGTCTACACCGCGCACAAGTCGCTCGGCCTGACCGTGCTGGCGCTGGTGATCGCGCGGCTGGGCTGGCGCCTGTATGCCGGCGCGCCCAAACCGGTGCCGGGCACGCCGGGCTGGCAGGAACGCATCGCCAGCGCCACCCACGTGCTGCTGTACGTGCTGATCTTCGCCATGCCGCTGTCCGGCTGGCTGTACGACTCCAGCAGCGGCCTGCGCCCGTTCCGCTGGTTCGGCCTGGTCGCCGTGCCCAAGCTCAGCGCGCCCGATGCGCAGCTGCGCGACCTGTCGCATGCGCTGCACGCATGGGGCTTCTGGATCCTGATCGCGGTGGTGCTGGCGCATGCCGGCGCCGCCTTCTACCACCACCTGTTGCAACGCGATGCCACCCTGGCGCGGATGTTGCCGCGCGGCTGGCTGACCCCCAAGTCCTGA
- a CDS encoding YceI family protein: MLQRCLLALLLTLPTAALAAPAQYALDPVHTRVLFAIEHAGFSKALGTVSGSSGSLLFDPDDWRSARLDARVPLQRLDLGDAKWNRAALARNLVDGERYPEAHFVSTRIEPIDATHAKVFGTLTLHGVSREIALEVTLNALKRHPLPPFRRTVGFSATATLQRADFGIAAWPSVIGAAVELRIEAEATREGRADADQAQPATPAPDADPDAPTTSPSRSQESTP; encoded by the coding sequence ATGCTCCAGCGCTGCCTGCTCGCCCTGCTGCTGACCCTGCCGACCGCCGCGCTGGCGGCCCCGGCGCAGTACGCGCTGGACCCGGTGCACACCCGCGTGCTGTTCGCGATCGAGCACGCCGGCTTCTCCAAGGCGCTGGGCACCGTGTCCGGCAGCAGCGGCAGCCTGCTGTTCGATCCGGACGACTGGCGCAGCGCGCGGCTGGACGCGCGGGTGCCGCTGCAGCGGCTGGACCTGGGCGACGCCAAGTGGAACCGCGCCGCGCTGGCGCGCAACCTGGTCGACGGCGAGCGCTACCCCGAGGCGCACTTCGTCTCCACCCGGATCGAACCGATCGACGCCACCCACGCCAAGGTGTTCGGCACGCTGACCCTGCACGGGGTCAGCCGCGAGATCGCGCTGGAGGTGACCCTCAACGCGCTGAAGCGGCATCCGCTGCCGCCATTCCGCCGCACCGTGGGCTTTTCCGCCACCGCCACGCTGCAGCGCGCCGACTTCGGCATCGCCGCCTGGCCGTCGGTGATCGGCGCCGCGGTCGAGCTGCGCATCGAGGCCGAGGCCACCCGCGAGGGCCGCGCCGACGCCGACCAGGCGCAACCGGCCACGCCCGCACCCGACGCCGATCCCGACGCCCCCACCACCTCGCCCAGCCGCAGCCAGGAATCCACGCCATGA
- a CDS encoding hybrid sensor histidine kinase/response regulator, with product MQIPCPRRLRRGWLLAWLLVLAGCCVSALAAVPELPRFRVLDAEHGLPSSQISRLGLDRDGYLWIASGDGLARYDGREFRIWRHAPDDPQSLRCNYVQELHIDARNRVWVACEGGGLSVLDAGRRGFRHFNMATQPAMRSDDVFAIASRGDEIVFGTYAGGLYRLPADGRVQRIQAGDGEVDAMLDSAVVGLAFDPSGVLWIGTIKGLVRYDGTRASAYRLPGSDGTQQRLSALIALSDGVWVSANRDLYRLGRDGRWQRADWTGALQRGVLCMAEDGSGGYWLGNGQGLWHKPADGALRRVGEGEAAVSGANVVVSMLRDKEGGLWVSLPTRGLGYLRPDWRRLAVLGPAHGLVPDLYAGLAPARDGGAWLAGTGGNVYRLQPSSGELSKPAWTSGLPDIRLLSVLQDAAGMLWLGSSVTLLRGPAGGGALQGWSHRSARDPTPEIGGSAWLRARADGTLWVAVPGFGVQVRALADGHVLDNIHGPQRGLAAAADIAAFALAPDGTPWLAAERLHYWDAAAGQFRAPPEFAGERVQSFAFADAQTLWLHRLSGLELWRREGGHWRPLHRYAAAEGVPATESQGLVVDQQGRAWLGMRRGLFRIDPRHVPAVRAFGARDGLSSQEVVKRGLLMAADGVLLAATADGSVALLDTRLPDPPSVPLALSVESVQVRRGERLLALPVSGGFALQPDDRDLRVVARLLSFVDPEGIGYRFRLSGYDRTWVAVGAAGERTLPQLPAGAHVLEVQARTRNGAWSPTLRLPFRVYPPWWRSVWGIAGLLAAAALLLLVSLRAYRRRLRRQHAWQLALHKQEVAEQASLAKTRFLATLGHEVRTPMTGVLGMSELLLATPLDPRQRGYTESIRRAGTHLLHLVNDALDLARIEAGRLQLDLQPFALQALIADVVHLMAPLAQARGLRFECHDTLPGAVTVDGDAVRVRQILLNLVGNAIKFTASGAVTLHVAPLHSGHGLCVEVADTGPGISAEQQARLFQRFEQGDGPRTAARYGGSGLGLAISQELAMAMGGRIQVDSRLGHGARFRVTLPLRWQARPAEALTVVPLPLPARVQAPLRILLVEDEPTVAQVMAELLRSRGHHVVCAAHGLEALTEVSQGTFDLGLLDLDLPALDGLALARQLRVLGYGFALIAVTARSDGEAEAAAKTAGFAGFVRKPVTGDMLAEAIRGVMDSGLEDRDSGLGTRDSE from the coding sequence ATGCAAATCCCGTGTCCTCGACGCCTGCGCCGCGGCTGGCTGCTCGCCTGGCTGCTGGTGCTGGCCGGCTGCTGCGTCAGCGCGCTGGCCGCGGTGCCGGAACTGCCGCGGTTCCGCGTGCTGGACGCCGAGCACGGGCTGCCGTCCAGCCAGATCTCGCGGCTGGGCCTGGACCGCGACGGCTACCTGTGGATCGCCAGCGGCGACGGCCTGGCCCGCTACGACGGGCGCGAATTCCGCATCTGGCGCCACGCTCCGGACGATCCGCAGTCCTTGCGCTGCAACTACGTGCAGGAATTGCACATCGATGCGCGCAACCGGGTGTGGGTCGCCTGCGAAGGCGGCGGCCTGAGCGTGCTCGATGCCGGGCGCCGCGGCTTCCGCCATTTCAACATGGCCACGCAACCGGCGATGCGCAGCGACGATGTGTTCGCGATCGCCAGCCGTGGCGACGAGATCGTGTTCGGTACCTATGCCGGCGGCCTGTATCGGCTGCCGGCGGACGGACGCGTGCAGCGCATCCAGGCCGGCGACGGCGAGGTCGATGCGATGCTCGACAGCGCGGTGGTGGGCCTGGCGTTCGACCCGTCCGGGGTGCTGTGGATCGGCACCATCAAGGGCCTGGTGCGCTACGACGGCACCCGCGCCAGCGCCTACCGGCTACCCGGCAGCGATGGCACGCAGCAGCGCTTGTCGGCGCTGATCGCGCTGTCCGACGGGGTGTGGGTCAGCGCCAACAGGGACTTGTACCGGCTCGGACGCGACGGGCGCTGGCAGCGCGCCGATTGGACCGGCGCACTGCAGCGCGGGGTGCTGTGCATGGCCGAGGACGGCAGCGGCGGCTACTGGCTCGGCAACGGCCAGGGGCTGTGGCACAAGCCGGCCGACGGCGCCTTGCGCCGCGTTGGCGAAGGCGAAGCGGCGGTGTCCGGCGCCAACGTGGTGGTGAGCATGCTGCGCGACAAGGAAGGCGGGCTGTGGGTGTCGTTGCCGACCCGCGGCCTGGGCTACCTGCGTCCGGACTGGCGGCGGCTGGCGGTGCTCGGGCCGGCGCACGGCCTGGTGCCGGACCTGTACGCGGGCCTGGCGCCGGCCCGCGATGGCGGGGCATGGCTGGCCGGGACCGGCGGCAACGTGTATCGGCTGCAACCGTCCAGCGGCGAGCTGAGCAAACCGGCATGGACCTCCGGCCTGCCCGACATACGCTTGCTGTCGGTGCTGCAGGACGCCGCCGGCATGCTGTGGCTGGGCAGCAGCGTCACGCTGTTGCGCGGTCCGGCCGGCGGTGGCGCGCTGCAGGGCTGGAGCCACCGGTCGGCGCGCGACCCCACCCCTGAAATCGGTGGCAGCGCCTGGTTGCGCGCGCGCGCCGACGGCACCTTGTGGGTGGCCGTCCCCGGCTTCGGCGTGCAGGTGCGCGCGCTCGCCGACGGCCACGTGCTGGACAACATCCACGGTCCGCAGCGCGGCCTGGCCGCCGCCGCCGATATCGCCGCGTTCGCTCTGGCGCCGGACGGCACGCCGTGGCTGGCCGCCGAGCGCCTGCATTACTGGGACGCCGCCGCCGGGCAGTTCCGCGCGCCGCCGGAATTCGCCGGCGAACGGGTGCAGTCGTTCGCCTTCGCCGATGCGCAGACCCTGTGGCTGCATCGCCTGTCCGGGCTGGAGCTGTGGCGTCGCGAGGGCGGGCATTGGCGGCCGCTGCACCGCTATGCGGCGGCCGAGGGCGTGCCGGCGACCGAATCGCAGGGGCTGGTCGTCGACCAGCAGGGACGCGCCTGGTTGGGCATGCGCCGCGGCCTGTTCCGGATCGATCCGCGGCACGTGCCGGCGGTGCGCGCGTTCGGCGCGCGCGACGGCCTGAGCAGCCAGGAAGTGGTCAAGCGCGGGCTGCTGATGGCCGCCGACGGGGTGCTGCTGGCGGCCACCGCCGACGGCAGCGTGGCCTTGCTGGACACGCGGCTGCCGGACCCGCCGTCGGTGCCGCTGGCGCTGAGCGTGGAGAGCGTGCAGGTGCGCCGCGGCGAGCGCCTGCTGGCGCTGCCGGTGAGCGGCGGCTTCGCCCTGCAGCCGGACGACCGCGACCTGCGCGTGGTGGCGCGGCTGCTCTCGTTCGTCGATCCGGAGGGGATCGGCTACCGCTTCCGCCTGTCCGGCTACGACCGCACCTGGGTCGCGGTCGGCGCCGCCGGCGAGCGCACGCTGCCGCAGCTGCCGGCCGGCGCGCACGTGCTCGAGGTGCAGGCGCGCACTCGCAACGGCGCCTGGTCGCCGACCCTGCGGCTGCCGTTCCGGGTGTATCCGCCGTGGTGGCGCAGCGTCTGGGGCATCGCCGGGCTGCTCGCCGCCGCCGCGCTGCTGCTGCTGGTGTCGTTGCGCGCCTACCGCCGCCGCCTGCGCCGCCAGCATGCCTGGCAACTGGCGCTGCACAAGCAGGAAGTGGCCGAGCAGGCGTCGCTGGCCAAGACCCGCTTCCTGGCCACGCTCGGGCACGAGGTGCGCACGCCGATGACCGGCGTGCTCGGCATGAGCGAACTGTTGCTGGCCACGCCGCTGGATCCCAGGCAGCGCGGCTATACCGAATCGATCCGCCGCGCCGGCACGCATCTGCTGCACCTGGTCAACGACGCGCTGGACCTGGCGCGGATCGAGGCCGGACGCCTGCAGCTGGATCTGCAGCCGTTCGCGCTGCAGGCGTTGATCGCCGACGTGGTGCACCTGATGGCGCCGCTGGCGCAGGCGCGCGGGCTGCGCTTCGAATGCCACGACACCTTGCCGGGCGCGGTGACCGTCGACGGCGACGCGGTGCGGGTGCGGCAGATCCTGCTCAATCTGGTCGGCAACGCGATCAAGTTCACCGCCAGCGGCGCGGTGACGCTGCACGTGGCGCCGCTGCACAGCGGGCATGGGCTGTGCGTGGAGGTCGCCGACACCGGCCCGGGCATCAGCGCCGAGCAGCAGGCGCGGCTGTTCCAGCGCTTCGAGCAGGGCGACGGCCCGCGCACCGCCGCCCGCTACGGCGGCAGCGGGCTGGGCCTGGCGATCAGCCAGGAACTGGCGATGGCGATGGGCGGGCGCATCCAGGTGGACAGCCGGCTCGGGCATGGCGCGCGCTTCCGGGTGACGCTGCCGCTGCGCTGGCAGGCGCGGCCTGCCGAGGCGCTGACGGTGGTGCCGCTGCCGCTGCCGGCGCGGGTACAGGCGCCGCTGCGGATCCTGCTGGTCGAGGACGAACCCACCGTGGCCCAGGTGATGGCCGAATTGCTGCGCAGCCGCGGCCACCACGTGGTCTGCGCCGCGCACGGCCTGGAGGCGCTGACCGAGGTGAGCCAGGGCACTTTCGACCTGGGCCTGCTCGACCTGGACCTGCCGGCGCTCGACGGCCTGGCGCTGGCGCGGCAACTGCGCGTGCTCGGCTACGGCTTTGCGCTGATCGCGGTCACCGCGCGCTCCGACGGCGAGGCCGAGGCCGCGGCCAAGACGGCCGGTTTCGCCGGCTTCGTGCGTAAGCCGGTCACTGGCGACATGCTGGCTGAAGCGATTCGGGGGGTGATGGATTCAGGACTAGAGGATCGGGACTCGGGACTGGGGACTCGGGACTCGGAATAG